A single Arcobacter sp. FWKO B DNA region contains:
- a CDS encoding DNA polymerase III subunit delta', whose translation MQINSNIIFVCNDIDEFLDSLVPTLPKHFTRIIRNEDKSKDEFLIAHSQLAIKEAYLASNETKYILLCGTFFRKEAQNSLLKILEESPKNILFILITTSKTSLLPTIMSRMSYRYLKTKKTIPDFPMDLNKITIKEIYEFLKQNQRISKPDAKNLIETIFYKATKQKIKFTEKELETFSNASKLVELNSRPVNILSVILLTILHKRKK comes from the coding sequence ATGCAAATAAACAGTAATATAATATTTGTATGTAATGATATTGATGAGTTTTTGGATAGTTTGGTTCCCACTCTTCCAAAGCATTTTACAAGAATTATACGAAATGAAGACAAATCAAAAGATGAGTTTTTAATAGCCCATTCACAATTAGCTATTAAAGAAGCCTATCTTGCCTCAAATGAAACAAAATATATTTTATTATGTGGTACCTTCTTTAGAAAAGAGGCACAAAACTCCTTATTGAAAATTTTAGAAGAGTCCCCTAAAAATATTTTATTTATTTTAATAACCACCTCAAAAACATCTTTATTGCCTACAATTATGTCTAGGATGTCTTATAGATATCTAAAAACAAAAAAAACAATCCCTGATTTCCCTATGGATTTAAATAAAATCACGATTAAAGAAATATATGAGTTTTTAAAACAAAATCAAAGAATTTCAAAACCTGATGCAAAAAATTTAATAGAAACTATATTTTATAAAGCGACAAAACAAAAAATAAAATTTACAGAAAAAGAACTTGAAACTTTTTCAAATGCTTCAAAACTAGTTGAGCTTAACTCAAGACCTGTAAATATATTATCTGTAATCCTTCTGACTATACTCCATAAAAGGAAGAAATAA
- a CDS encoding HobA family DNA replication regulator: MQEFLNWTIDTIREDKLLGSWLEEKKYEWTPLVAKSLQGLFDHGVSVLIVTDNEREWLLEYILTNINSSKNNRPYLPFYDFRSFYKQIDNIKSDDEAALIKDMLSISFPNGFVFWYIGRSQHIRAILPKVEKHSFLWLFDEERQDAFNLKSNDDALDMKLLQMFRLYNKTINATLFGEISIEA; the protein is encoded by the coding sequence GTGCAAGAGTTTTTAAACTGGACAATTGATACCATAAGAGAAGATAAGCTACTTGGTAGCTGGCTGGAGGAGAAAAAATACGAATGGACTCCTCTTGTTGCCAAATCACTTCAGGGGCTTTTTGACCATGGAGTATCTGTTTTAATTGTAACAGATAATGAAAGAGAATGGCTGCTGGAATATATTTTAACAAATATAAACTCTTCAAAAAACAATAGGCCGTATTTGCCTTTTTATGACTTTAGATCATTTTATAAGCAAATAGACAATATTAAATCTGACGATGAAGCAGCACTTATTAAAGATATGTTAAGCATATCTTTTCCAAATGGTTTTGTTTTTTGGTACATTGGTAGAAGTCAACATATAAGAGCAATTTTACCAAAAGTTGAAAAGCACTCCTTTTTGTGGCTATTTGACGAAGAGAGACAAGATGCTTTCAATCTAAAAAGCAATGATGATGCACTAGATATGAAACTTTTACAAATGTTCAGGCTTTACAACAAAACCATAAATGCAACACTTTTTGGTGAGATAAGCATTGAGGCATAA
- a CDS encoding aspartate kinase, whose amino-acid sequence MLKVLKFGGTSVGTLDRISNVANIVKNMVDNGDKVVVVVSAMSGETNKLIEYAEFYTKTPDDRELDMLLSTGERVTSALLSITLNAQGYKATSMSGREAGIVTDDCHTKARIEIINTDHMQRALDEGKVIVVAGFQGVTTDGRVTTLGRGGSDLTAVALAGALKADVCEIYTDVDGIYTTDPRIVSNAKKLEKISYDEMLELASLGAKVLQNRSVEMAKKLNVNLISRSSFEPDVPGTLITKEENIMEKPIVSGIALDKNQARIGMYGVTDKPGMAANIFTSLADANINVDMIVQTIGKDGKTDLDFTVPKTELEKAKKVMSTFDKDVENIDYNNSIAKVSIVGVGMKSHSGVASKAFGSLAKENINISMISTSEIKISMVIDEKYSELAVRTLHDAYELDK is encoded by the coding sequence ATGCTAAAAGTCTTAAAATTTGGTGGTACTAGTGTTGGCACACTAGATAGGATATCAAATGTTGCCAATATTGTCAAAAATATGGTAGATAATGGCGATAAAGTCGTAGTTGTAGTATCAGCAATGAGTGGAGAAACAAACAAGCTTATCGAATATGCTGAATTTTATACAAAAACTCCTGATGATAGAGAACTCGATATGTTGCTAAGCACAGGAGAAAGAGTAACTTCAGCTTTATTATCAATCACATTGAACGCTCAAGGATACAAAGCGACTTCAATGAGTGGTAGAGAAGCAGGTATAGTTACAGATGATTGCCACACAAAAGCAAGAATCGAAATTATCAACACTGATCACATGCAAAGAGCTCTAGATGAAGGAAAGGTTATTGTTGTTGCAGGCTTTCAAGGGGTTACTACTGATGGAAGAGTAACAACTCTTGGTAGAGGTGGAAGCGACTTAACTGCTGTTGCTCTTGCAGGTGCTTTAAAAGCTGATGTTTGTGAGATATATACAGATGTAGATGGTATATATACAACAGACCCAAGAATTGTATCAAATGCAAAAAAACTAGAAAAGATCTCTTATGATGAAATGTTAGAACTTGCTTCTTTGGGAGCAAAGGTATTACAAAATAGATCTGTAGAAATGGCAAAAAAATTAAATGTAAATCTAATATCAAGAAGTAGTTTTGAACCTGATGTACCAGGTACTCTTATCACAAAGGAAGAAAACATAATGGAAAAACCAATCGTTAGTGGAATAGCTTTAGATAAAAATCAAGCAAGAATAGGTATGTATGGTGTTACAGATAAGCCAGGTATGGCTGCAAATATATTTACATCTTTAGCTGATGCAAATATAAATGTAGATATGATAGTTCAAACTATAGGTAAAGATGGCAAAACAGACCTAGACTTTACGGTGCCTAAAACAGAGCTGGAAAAAGCAAAAAAAGTAATGTCTACTTTTGACAAAGATGTTGAAAATATTGACTATAATAACTCTATTGCAAAGGTATCAATTGTAGGTGTTGGAATGAAGTCTCATAGTGGAGTTGCAAGTAAAGCATTTGGTTCATTAGCAAAAGAAAACATAAATATTTCTATGATAAGCACAAGTGAAATAAAAATTTCTATGGTAATAGATGAAAAATACAGTGAATTGGCTGTAAGAACACTTCATGATGCTTACGAATTGGATAAATAA
- a CDS encoding RNA pyrophosphohydrolase, which yields MEDKTKKKKHYRPNVAAIVMSPKYPATCDVFIASRTDVEDAWQFPQGGIDKGEQPKEALFRELREEIGTDAIEIIAEYPEWVSYDFPPAIAEKMKPYDGQIQRYYLVKLKQGAKINISKGKDAEFSQYKFVPIGKIFEHVTYFKRTVYKQVLKYFRKEGYI from the coding sequence ATGGAAGATAAAACTAAAAAGAAAAAGCACTATAGACCAAATGTAGCTGCCATTGTGATGTCACCAAAATATCCTGCAACTTGTGATGTTTTTATAGCATCAAGAACAGATGTAGAGGATGCTTGGCAATTTCCACAAGGCGGTATAGACAAAGGCGAACAGCCAAAAGAAGCTTTATTTAGAGAACTTAGAGAAGAGATTGGAACTGATGCAATAGAGATAATAGCTGAGTATCCAGAGTGGGTAAGCTACGATTTTCCACCTGCTATTGCAGAGAAAATGAAGCCATATGATGGACAAATACAAAGATATTATTTAGTTAAACTAAAACAAGGTGCAAAAATCAATATCAGTAAAGGAAAAGATGCTGAATTTAGTCAGTATAAATTTGTTCCTATCGGTAAGATTTTTGAACATGTTACATATTTTAAACGGACTGTATATAAACAAGTCTTAAAATACTTTAGAAAAGAAGGATATATTTAA
- the hemW gene encoding radical SAM family heme chaperone HemW, with protein sequence MLLLYIHIPFCDSKCFYCSFNSYVDKFHLKSHYMEVLTRELEHELQILKNNNQKLSTIFIGGGTPSSINYASYAQMFKLLKGYINDTTEVTIEANPNSATIDWLKAMKDYGVNRVSFGVQSFNDTKLSFLGRSHNSKRAIKAIQDAQCIGFNSINCDIIYACANDTKELISSDLDMANKLGVEHISSYSLTLEAGTKFWTMKDVSIDDEELSEFVINYLKSLGYHQYEISNFAKNNKFESKHNKGYWEYKEYLGVGCGAVGRIGSNRYYSLSDIESYLRNPLHKEIEILEEKDMKIEKILLGLRSNVGFDLSLLDVNNVEKAHYLEKLGKIKIENSKIYNKNYLLADEIALYLS encoded by the coding sequence TTGCTTTTATTATATATACATATACCATTTTGCGATAGCAAATGTTTTTATTGTTCTTTTAATTCTTATGTAGATAAATTCCACTTAAAAAGCCATTATATGGAAGTTTTGACAAGAGAATTAGAACATGAGCTACAAATATTAAAAAATAATAATCAAAAACTATCTACGATATTTATAGGTGGAGGTACCCCAAGTAGTATAAATTATGCAAGTTATGCACAAATGTTTAAACTATTAAAGGGGTATATAAACGATACAACAGAAGTCACAATTGAAGCAAATCCAAACAGTGCAACCATAGATTGGCTAAAGGCCATGAAAGACTATGGAGTAAATAGAGTTAGCTTTGGGGTACAAAGTTTTAATGATACTAAATTATCTTTTCTTGGTCGCTCGCATAACAGTAAAAGGGCAATAAAGGCTATACAAGATGCACAATGTATAGGGTTTAATAGTATTAATTGTGATATTATTTATGCTTGTGCTAATGATACAAAAGAGTTAATATCAAGTGATTTGGATATGGCAAATAAGCTTGGTGTAGAGCATATAAGTAGCTATAGTTTAACTCTAGAAGCAGGTACAAAATTCTGGACCATGAAAGATGTTAGTATAGATGATGAAGAGTTAAGTGAATTTGTAATAAATTATCTAAAAAGTCTTGGCTATCATCAGTATGAAATATCAAATTTTGCAAAAAATAACAAATTTGAATCAAAACACAATAAAGGATATTGGGAATATAAGGAGTATCTAGGAGTAGGATGTGGTGCAGTTGGAAGAATTGGCTCAAATAGATATTATTCTTTAAGTGATATAGAAAGTTATTTACGCAATCCATTACATAAAGAGATAGAAATTTTAGAAGAAAAGGATATGAAAATAGAAAAAATATTATTGGGATTACGCTCCAATGTTGGCTTTGATTTATCCTTACTTGATGTCAATAATGTTGAAAAAGCTCACTATCTAGAAAAACTAGGCAAGATTAAAATTGAAAATTCAAAAATTTACAACAAAAATTACCTTCTTGCAGATGAAATAGCACTATATTTATCATGA
- the prmC gene encoding peptide chain release factor N(5)-glutamine methyltransferase: MKIKDIISKNLSVLKEVTDIPQKEIYIFLGFILEKDFIWLTLNQDYELSFSQLQKINDCIKKRATHYPVEYITNRVSFYGEEFNIYDGVLIPRPETELLVDKAYDILKEITSPNIVEIGTGSGIISTMLAKKIENINITAVDINPKALELAKLNASKHNVSHKIDFVLSDLFTNVKDAQYHMIVSNPPYIANDFELPKNVLYEPKEALFGGNKGDELIVDIVNICINKNIKYFCCEMGYDQKEPLSKIFDQNGWVYEFYSDYSGFDRGFILRLKE; the protein is encoded by the coding sequence ATGAAAATAAAAGATATTATTAGTAAAAACTTATCAGTATTAAAAGAGGTAACAGATATTCCACAAAAAGAGATATATATTTTTTTGGGATTTATTTTAGAGAAAGATTTTATTTGGCTCACTCTAAACCAAGATTATGAGCTTAGCTTTTCACAGTTGCAAAAGATTAATGATTGTATAAAAAAACGAGCTACACACTATCCAGTTGAATATATTACAAATAGGGTATCATTTTATGGTGAAGAGTTTAATATATATGATGGAGTGCTCATTCCTAGACCAGAAACAGAGTTGCTTGTTGATAAAGCATATGATATTTTAAAAGAGATAACAAGTCCAAATATTGTAGAAATAGGAACAGGAAGTGGGATTATCTCAACAATGCTTGCAAAAAAAATAGAAAATATCAATATAACTGCTGTTGATATCAATCCAAAAGCACTTGAGCTTGCAAAACTAAATGCCTCAAAACATAATGTATCTCATAAAATAGATTTTGTATTGTCAGATTTATTTACAAATGTAAAAGATGCACAATATCATATGATAGTATCAAATCCACCATATATTGCAAATGATTTTGAGTTACCAAAAAATGTCTTATACGAGCCAAAAGAAGCACTGTTTGGCGGAAATAAAGGTGATGAGCTTATAGTAGATATTGTTAATATTTGTATCAATAAAAATATAAAATACTTTTGTTGTGAAATGGGATATGATCAAAAAGAACCATTAAGTAAAATATTTGATCAAAATGGATGGGTATATGAATTTTATAGTGATTATAGTGGATTTGATAGGGGTTTTATATTAAGGCTTAAGGAGTGA
- a CDS encoding M48 family metallopeptidase, producing the protein MKKYLVLLVVLFLLGGCAISKTPVTNRTQLILISSEQELALGEQSFKQTLQEMKISNDLSQTKRVEDIGKRLASVAQRDDFKWEFALVENDQVNAFCLPGGKIVVYTGIFKVAKSDGALATVISHEIGHAIARHGAERMSLGLVSSAIQVAANVALATSHPESLQTFNIAYGLGANYGVILPYSRMQEFEADQIGVDLMHKAGFNIDEALIFWNDMKKLSSGKSVPAFASTHPSDEARISNLYKVIQGYKNK; encoded by the coding sequence ATGAAAAAATATTTGGTACTTTTAGTAGTACTTTTTTTATTAGGTGGTTGTGCTATTAGCAAAACACCTGTTACAAATAGAACTCAGCTTATTTTGATATCATCAGAACAAGAGTTGGCATTAGGTGAACAAAGCTTCAAGCAAACATTACAAGAGATGAAGATAAGTAATGATTTATCACAAACAAAAAGAGTAGAAGATATTGGAAAAAGGCTTGCTAGTGTTGCTCAAAGAGATGATTTTAAGTGGGAATTTGCACTTGTAGAAAATGACCAAGTAAATGCTTTTTGTTTACCAGGTGGTAAAATTGTTGTTTATACTGGAATATTTAAAGTTGCAAAAAGTGATGGTGCATTAGCTACTGTAATTTCACATGAAATAGGGCATGCAATAGCAAGACATGGTGCTGAAAGAATGAGCTTAGGGCTTGTAAGTTCTGCTATCCAAGTAGCTGCAAATGTTGCTTTGGCAACTTCTCATCCAGAATCGTTGCAAACTTTCAACATAGCTTATGGACTCGGAGCAAATTACGGGGTTATACTTCCTTATAGTAGAATGCAGGAGTTTGAGGCAGATCAAATAGGTGTTGACTTGATGCATAAAGCAGGATTTAATATAGATGAGGCTCTTATTTTTTGGAATGATATGAAAAAACTTTCAAGTGGAAAAAGTGTTCCAGCATTTGCATCTACTCACCCAAGCGATGAAGCAAGAATATCAAACTTATACAAAGTAATTCAAGGGTACAAAAACAAATAA
- a CDS encoding nucleoside deaminase, with protein sequence MGELTTKDLEFLNIAYKEAKQGYEEGGVPVGSVMSCDGELLSKGHNKRVQEGNPIAHGEMDCIQKAGRRANYHGVTLYTTLSPCMMCSGTIVQFGIKRVVIGENKNFDGNIEFLRQNGVEVHLVGDKACENLMDQFIKEKPELWNEDIAQD encoded by the coding sequence ATGGGCGAACTCACAACAAAAGATTTAGAGTTTTTAAATATTGCTTACAAAGAAGCAAAACAAGGATATGAAGAAGGTGGCGTTCCTGTGGGTTCAGTGATGAGCTGTGATGGAGAACTGCTATCAAAAGGTCATAACAAAAGAGTTCAAGAAGGCAACCCTATAGCTCATGGCGAGATGGATTGTATCCAAAAAGCAGGAAGAAGAGCCAATTATCATGGTGTGACACTTTACACTACTCTTAGTCCTTGTATGATGTGTTCAGGAACTATAGTTCAGTTTGGTATCAAAAGAGTTGTTATAGGTGAAAACAAAAACTTTGATGGGAATATAGAGTTTTTAAGACAAAATGGAGTAGAAGTTCATCTTGTGGGTGATAAAGCTTGTGAAAATCTTATGGATCAATTTATCAAAGAAAAGCCAGAGCTTTGGAATGAGGATATAGCACAAGATTAA
- a CDS encoding NAD(P)/FAD-dependent oxidoreductase has translation MLSEKLIQKEQTIKTNKSKTKKVAIIGGGASGLICAIFCARKSLSVDIYEQNDKCAKKILVSGNGRCNITNKHISKDNFFGEDNSFVEYAIKNFGFDEFEKFASSIGLLLDVKDDGRVYPYSNEAKSVATLLINHAKNLGVNILTNQKVANIKDLMSKYDFVVVATGSQAASHLGGCDDGMKFAQEFSHNIILTYPSLVQLHLDSTIATKTSGAKTNAEVTLLINGKKDSSCFGDILFTSYGISGFAILDISQRASVSLMNYDHVSISINLLPNFNPQKLSSHISHIAKEMADFTILDILIGLIPIKIAMSLLEDLEIVHTIKGNDIHTKLIKKIANGMLNWRFEVKDTHGFRHAEVSGGGVDTKEINPKTFESLKQKNLYFCGEVLDIVGQRGGYNFAFAWASGYMVAQDIAQG, from the coding sequence ATGCTTAGTGAAAAATTAATACAAAAAGAGCAAACAATAAAAACAAATAAATCAAAAACCAAAAAAGTAGCAATCATAGGCGGTGGGGCATCTGGACTAATATGTGCTATCTTTTGTGCTAGAAAATCACTAAGCGTAGATATTTACGAACAAAACGACAAATGTGCCAAAAAAATCCTAGTATCAGGCAATGGAAGATGCAATATCACCAATAAACACATCTCAAAAGATAATTTCTTTGGTGAAGATAATTCCTTTGTAGAATATGCTATCAAAAACTTTGGATTTGATGAGTTTGAGAAATTTGCTTCGAGTATAGGGCTTTTACTTGATGTCAAAGATGATGGAAGAGTCTATCCATATAGCAACGAAGCAAAAAGTGTAGCAACACTACTTATAAACCATGCCAAAAATCTAGGTGTAAATATACTCACCAACCAAAAAGTAGCAAATATCAAAGATTTGATGTCAAAATATGACTTTGTAGTAGTAGCAACTGGCTCACAAGCAGCGTCACATCTTGGAGGTTGTGATGATGGGATGAAATTTGCACAAGAATTTTCACACAATATCATACTTACTTATCCATCCCTTGTACAGCTTCATTTGGACTCTACCATAGCAACCAAAACATCTGGTGCAAAAACAAACGCTGAAGTGACACTACTTATAAATGGCAAAAAAGATTCTAGTTGCTTTGGTGATATACTCTTTACTAGCTATGGGATTTCTGGATTTGCTATTTTGGATATTTCACAAAGAGCTAGTGTATCTTTGATGAATTATGACCATGTTAGTATAAGCATCAACCTATTGCCAAATTTCAACCCACAAAAACTATCATCTCATATCTCTCACATTGCAAAAGAAATGGCTGATTTTACTATACTTGATATATTAATAGGTCTTATTCCTATCAAAATAGCTATGAGTTTACTAGAAGATTTGGAGATTGTCCATACTATAAAAGGCAATGATATACATACAAAACTAATCAAAAAAATAGCAAACGGTATGCTTAATTGGAGATTTGAGGTCAAAGATACACATGGTTTTCGCCATGCAGAAGTAAGTGGTGGTGGAGTTGATACAAAAGAGATAAACCCAAAAACATTTGAGTCACTAAAGCAAAAAAATCTCTATTTTTGTGGTGAAGTTTTGGATATTGTAGGGCAAAGAGGTGGTTATAACTTCGCTTTTGCTTGGGCTAGCGGATATATGGTAGCCCAAGATATAGCACAGGGTTAA
- a CDS encoding EscU/YscU/HrcU family type III secretion system export apparatus switch protein has protein sequence MTNSNKPFIKKAAALGYEMGVDNAPKLLAKGKLEVASKIIEIAMANNIPIKKDPDMVELLSQLELNQEIPNELYKAVAEIFSFIYDISKK, from the coding sequence ATGACAAATAGCAACAAACCATTTATCAAAAAAGCAGCAGCACTTGGGTATGAAATGGGTGTAGATAATGCCCCTAAACTTCTAGCAAAAGGGAAATTAGAAGTTGCAAGCAAAATCATAGAAATAGCAATGGCAAACAACATACCAATCAAAAAAGACCCAGATATGGTAGAACTACTATCACAACTTGAACTAAACCAAGAGATACCAAATGAACTTTATAAGGCTGTAGCAGAGATTTTTAGCTTTATATATGACATCAGTAAAAAATAG
- a CDS encoding flagellar hook-length control protein FliK: MILQTNTQTSPQLNSTTQLINILNQKANPILDALMQNNQSLGSQNTSLNTLNPSDFLKNIFQIIKNGDMSQNAIFEMLKNNPTIKNSGTFGENIQELIKMLSQNPTQNSQNVNNLLTHIQNLQPQVLQNSLLNSGIFLESNLLKMALGDLGIQDLTKDIKAVLYQLKNEILAKIAEQPQNQSQQNQNILNQTEKLIAQVEYFQLLSLYGNGNYFYMPFYWEDLVGGTIYTRKDEDKTYCEIDLELQSYGNIRVMLSLFGKDTIDISFSIQNGELKTLLQDNLKLLRANINKADLNLMGVKIIDRQKASSNPYQNNNTQNQDNVGIKI, from the coding sequence GTGATTTTACAGACCAATACTCAAACTTCACCACAATTAAATTCAACTACTCAACTAATAAATATACTAAACCAAAAAGCCAATCCAATACTAGATGCACTTATGCAAAACAATCAATCCTTAGGGTCTCAAAACACATCTTTAAACACTCTAAACCCTAGTGATTTTTTGAAAAATATATTTCAGATTATAAAAAATGGCGATATGTCACAAAATGCTATTTTTGAGATGCTTAAAAACAACCCAACCATCAAAAATAGCGGTACTTTTGGAGAAAATATCCAAGAACTTATTAAAATGCTTAGTCAAAACCCCACACAAAACTCACAAAATGTAAACAATCTTTTGACCCATATTCAAAATCTCCAACCTCAAGTTTTACAAAATTCACTTTTGAATAGTGGGATTTTTTTAGAGTCAAATCTACTAAAAATGGCTTTAGGGGACTTGGGGATTCAAGACCTTACTAAGGACATAAAGGCTGTTTTGTATCAATTAAAAAATGAAATCTTAGCCAAAATAGCCGAACAACCACAAAATCAATCACAACAAAATCAAAATATATTAAACCAAACAGAAAAGCTTATTGCCCAAGTGGAATATTTTCAACTTTTATCGCTGTATGGGAATGGAAACTATTTTTATATGCCTTTTTATTGGGAAGATTTGGTTGGTGGTACTATTTATACACGAAAAGATGAGGATAAGACATATTGTGAGATTGATTTGGAGCTTCAAAGCTATGGAAACATAAGAGTAATGCTCTCCTTGTTTGGCAAAGATACTATAGATATATCTTTTTCTATCCAAAATGGTGAATTAAAAACTCTTTTGCAAGACAATCTTAAGCTTTTAAGAGCCAATATAAATAAAGCGGACCTAAACCTAATGGGAGTCAAAATAATAGATAGACAAAAAGCATCATCAAATCCATACCAAAACAACAATACACAAAACCAAGACAATGTTGGTATAAAAATATGA
- a CDS encoding HipA domain-containing protein, protein MPLKSKCYACLKETNNLKNNYCPKCISELFDNTVPNKLTFDRKEFINKRAEMSDKMSISGVQDKISLAFDSSKNLIPTAKNGKYILKPIPIHDNALNLEDIPANEHLSMLISKEIFKINTAHCGIVEFSDGELAYITKRFDYDSDGKKYDQEDFASLMNITPSTHGKDYKYDASDYLGCSRLIKNFVASHKITVEDFFKRVLLNYLIANGDAHLKNFSLYSKPNSNEYTLTPNYDLLNTRYHINEKYGDMALSLIEDYYTPTFEVVGYYTYADFVYFAKLIELPQIRVEKIFKLANESLDKIEKKVINSFLSDNAKEFYLNTYKQRLELINYIMKDS, encoded by the coding sequence ATGCCACTCAAATCGAAATGTTATGCTTGTTTAAAAGAGACCAACAATCTAAAGAATAATTATTGCCCAAAATGTATCAGTGAACTTTTTGATAACACAGTGCCAAATAAGCTCACATTTGACCGAAAAGAGTTCATAAATAAAAGAGCTGAAATGTCAGACAAAATGTCAATATCAGGGGTACAAGACAAAATATCATTGGCTTTTGATTCTAGCAAAAATTTAATACCGACGGCAAAAAACGGTAAATATATTTTAAAGCCTATACCAATACACGATAATGCCTTAAATTTGGAAGATATACCAGCAAATGAACATTTGTCTATGCTTATTTCAAAAGAGATATTTAAGATAAATACGGCTCATTGTGGGATTGTTGAGTTTAGTGACGGTGAGTTGGCATATATTACCAAAAGATTTGATTATGATAGCGACGGTAAAAAATATGACCAAGAAGATTTTGCATCACTAATGAATATAACACCATCAACTCACGGCAAAGATTATAAATATGACGCTTCTGACTATTTGGGGTGTTCAAGGTTGATTAAAAACTTTGTAGCCAGTCATAAAATAACTGTAGAAGATTTTTTTAAAAGGGTACTTTTAAATTATCTTATAGCAAACGGTGATGCTCATCTTAAAAATTTCTCCTTATACAGTAAGCCAAATAGCAACGAATATACTTTAACACCAAATTATGACTTATTAAATACTAGGTATCATATAAATGAAAAATACGGTGATATGGCTTTGTCTTTGATTGAGGATTATTATACTCCTACTTTTGAAGTGGTAGGGTATTATACATATGCTGACTTTGTATATTTTGCAAAACTGATTGAACTACCTCAAATAAGAGTAGAAAAGATTTTTAAATTAGCAAATGAATCTTTGGATAAGATTGAAAAAAAAGTTATAAATTCTTTTCTAAGTGACAATGCAAAGGAATTTTATTTGAATACATACAAACAAAGGCTTGAGCTGATTAATTATATTATGAAAGATAGCTAA
- a CDS encoding HipA N-terminal domain-containing protein, giving the protein MQQGKVYRNGVYIGLLSKENEDKYIFEYDVQYINSKEAKAISPNLRLQKEPFISQNLFPFFFNMLSEGTLKEIQCKTLRIDMNDDFSRLLLTTKENTIGSVTIEPIKV; this is encoded by the coding sequence ATGCAACAAGGTAAAGTATATAGAAACGGAGTTTATATAGGACTACTATCAAAAGAAAATGAGGATAAATATATATTTGAATACGATGTACAATACATTAACTCCAAAGAAGCTAAAGCCATAAGCCCTAATTTAAGACTACAAAAAGAGCCTTTCATATCACAAAATCTTTTCCCTTTTTTCTTCAATATGTTAAGCGAAGGAACACTCAAAGAGATACAATGCAAAACTCTCAGAATTGATATGAATGATGATTTTTCAAGACTTTTACTGACCACAAAAGAAAACACTATAGGTTCTGTCACTATTGAACCGATAAAGGTATAA
- a CDS encoding helix-turn-helix domain-containing protein, whose translation MTIKKLGKDIQQRRKELNLEMSDIADYSNISIPRLSNIENGKSNPTIKTIEKILDVLGLELVVITKDKNATR comes from the coding sequence ATGACTATCAAAAAACTTGGTAAAGATATACAACAAAGAAGAAAAGAGCTTAACCTTGAAATGTCTGATATAGCAGACTATTCAAATATCAGTATCCCGAGACTTTCAAATATAGAAAACGGGAAATCAAATCCTACTATTAAGACTATAGAGAAAATTTTAGATGTTCTAGGTCTAGAACTTGTCGTCATCACAAAGGATAAAAATGCAACAAGGTAA